From the genome of Segatella hominis, one region includes:
- a CDS encoding DedA family protein: MNTADLFLWILDNLNYWVVLLFMAIESSFIPFPSEVVVPPAAWKAMDPSSGMNFVLVVVFATLGANLGALVNYYLAKWVGRPIVYRFADSRIGHMCLIDREKVEKAEEFFRKHGATSTIFGRLVPAVRQLISIPAGLAGMHVGKFLLYTTIGAGIWNTVLAFIGWGIYNYTDYKTTQDVYQQAVKYSHEIGYVILALAVVVVAFLAYKGLKKSK, encoded by the coding sequence ATGAATACAGCAGATTTGTTTCTTTGGATTCTCGATAACTTAAATTATTGGGTAGTTCTCCTCTTTATGGCTATTGAGAGTTCCTTCATTCCTTTCCCATCCGAGGTTGTTGTTCCACCAGCAGCATGGAAAGCGATGGATCCTTCCAGTGGTATGAACTTTGTTTTGGTAGTTGTATTTGCTACTTTGGGTGCAAATTTAGGTGCTCTTGTCAATTATTACCTTGCCAAATGGGTGGGAAGACCTATTGTTTATCGTTTTGCTGATAGCCGAATTGGTCACATGTGCCTGATAGATCGTGAGAAAGTTGAGAAAGCAGAAGAGTTTTTCCGCAAACATGGTGCTACTTCTACGATTTTCGGAAGATTGGTTCCAGCAGTAAGACAACTCATCAGTATTCCTGCGGGCTTGGCAGGAATGCACGTGGGAAAATTCTTGCTTTATACTACTATTGGTGCAGGTATTTGGAATACTGTTCTCGCCTTTATCGGTTGGGGAATTTATAATTATACTGATTATAAAACCACACAGGATGTTTATCAGCAGGCAGTGAAATACAGTCATGAAATCGGATATGTAATTTTGGCACTTGCTGTTGTGGTTGTTGCTTTTCTTGCCTATAAGGGATTAAAGAAGAGTAAGTAA
- a CDS encoding winged helix-turn-helix domain-containing protein, with protein sequence MVEKKATTKTAAAKKTATATKKASVAKKTTATKKTTAEKKETIFLNAENAGFRAGDVYQALAAADKALSLTEVAEMAKISTEDAILGIGWLLKEGKIKDEDNKVALA encoded by the coding sequence ATGGTAGAAAAGAAAGCAACAACAAAAACAGCAGCAGCTAAGAAAACCGCTACTGCTACAAAGAAGGCTTCAGTAGCTAAGAAAACTACTGCAACCAAGAAAACAACAGCAGAAAAGAAGGAAACAATCTTCTTGAATGCAGAGAACGCTGGTTTCAGAGCTGGTGATGTTTACCAGGCTTTGGCAGCAGCAGATAAAGCTCTTTCTCTTACAGAAGTTGCAGAGATGGCTAAGATTTCAACAGAAGATGCAATTCTTGGAATTGGTTGGCTTCTCAAAGAGGGTAAGATTAAAGACGAGGACAACAAGGTTGCTCTCGCATAA
- a CDS encoding mannose-1-phosphate guanylyltransferase, which yields MANNNNHLVIMAGGVGSRFWPMSTEDKPKQFIDVLGTGRSLLQLTFDRFEGVCKPENVWVVTNKKYAALVHEQLPEIPEGNILQEPCRRNTAPCVAYISWRIKEKDAHANIVVTPSDHIVNNCNEFRRVITSALKFTGETDSIVTLGMKPTRPETGYGYIQGDLSTPSARNREIFRVDQFKEKPNLATAEKYVKDHNFFWNAGIFIMSASTIVNAFRVYQPGIAKIFESMRSIYGTEKEQEQIDLRYPECENISIDYAIMEKAEEIFVFPADFGWSDLGTWGSLLVQSKKDANGNATIGNNIQMIDSKNNIVHTLNEKKVVIQGLEGYIIAEENGTLLICKMSEEQNIKFFSGTN from the coding sequence ATGGCTAACAACAATAATCATCTCGTCATTATGGCTGGCGGAGTAGGCAGTAGATTCTGGCCTATGAGTACAGAGGATAAACCCAAGCAGTTTATCGATGTTTTAGGAACTGGTCGCTCTTTATTGCAACTCACATTTGATAGATTTGAAGGCGTTTGTAAACCAGAAAATGTATGGGTAGTTACAAACAAGAAATATGCAGCTCTGGTTCACGAACAGTTGCCAGAGATTCCAGAAGGTAATATTCTGCAGGAACCTTGCAGAAGAAATACAGCTCCTTGTGTTGCCTATATCAGTTGGCGCATTAAGGAAAAAGATGCTCACGCCAATATTGTAGTGACTCCTTCTGATCACATCGTTAACAATTGTAACGAGTTCAGACGCGTCATTACTTCCGCATTGAAGTTTACCGGTGAAACTGACAGTATCGTAACTTTGGGTATGAAGCCAACCCGTCCTGAGACTGGTTACGGTTACATACAGGGTGATTTGAGTACTCCTTCTGCAAGAAACAGAGAAATCTTCCGTGTTGACCAGTTCAAGGAAAAACCAAATTTGGCAACTGCAGAGAAGTATGTAAAAGACCATAACTTCTTCTGGAACGCTGGTATTTTCATCATGAGTGCATCCACTATCGTAAACGCATTCCGTGTTTACCAACCAGGAATTGCCAAGATTTTTGAAAGCATGCGCAGTATCTATGGCACAGAAAAGGAACAGGAGCAGATAGATTTGCGTTATCCTGAATGTGAGAACATTTCCATAGACTACGCTATCATGGAAAAAGCAGAGGAAATTTTCGTATTCCCTGCTGATTTCGGATGGAGTGACTTGGGAACATGGGGTAGCCTGCTGGTTCAATCGAAAAAAGATGCAAACGGAAATGCAACCATCGGAAACAATATTCAGATGATAGACTCCAAGAATAATATCGTTCACACGCTCAATGAAAAGAAAGTAGTTATTCAGGGTCTTGAAGGTTACATTATAGCCGAAGAAAATGGTACGCTGCTGATTTGTAAAATGTCAGAAGAGCAGAATATCAAATTCTTCTCAGGAACGAATTAA
- a CDS encoding HAD family hydrolase: protein MNHTVQTNHDVRFNFETYIFDLDGTLLSTLEDLAASCNYALRTHGMPERTLEEVRLFVGNGVKKLMERAIPEGLLNPKFEDTYQTFRKHYMTHNLDSTKPYEGVMEMLESLKAKGKKIAVVSNKFYDATQALCKHFFGDLVDVAIGEREDIRKKPAPDTVMAALKQLQASREGAVYIGDSDVDIMTAKNCEMPCISVLWGFRDYNFLIEHGASILITNPLQLR from the coding sequence ATGAACCATACTGTCCAAACGAATCATGATGTCAGGTTCAATTTCGAAACCTACATTTTTGACTTAGACGGAACATTACTATCAACATTAGAAGATCTTGCAGCAAGTTGCAACTACGCTTTGCGCACTCACGGAATGCCAGAGCGAACACTGGAGGAAGTAAGACTTTTTGTAGGTAATGGGGTAAAGAAACTGATGGAACGTGCGATTCCAGAAGGCTTGCTAAATCCAAAATTCGAAGATACTTATCAAACCTTCCGCAAGCATTATATGACTCACAACCTGGATTCTACAAAACCATACGAGGGGGTAATGGAAATGCTTGAAAGTCTGAAAGCTAAGGGTAAGAAAATTGCCGTAGTCAGCAACAAGTTCTACGATGCAACACAAGCCCTGTGCAAGCATTTCTTTGGAGATTTGGTAGATGTGGCAATCGGTGAAAGAGAAGATATTCGCAAAAAACCTGCACCCGACACGGTAATGGCTGCACTGAAACAACTTCAGGCGAGTAGGGAAGGAGCAGTCTATATCGGAGATAGTGATGTGGATATTATGACTGCCAAAAATTGCGAAATGCCTTGCATCAGCGTTCTCTGGGGATTCCGCGATTACAATTTTCTGATAGAGCACGGAGCCAGCATTTTGATCACGAATCCGCTACAATTGCGATAA
- a CDS encoding ABC transporter permease yields MNYQNLFKIAIRAIAANKMRSFLTALGIIIGIAAVITMLAIGQGSKASIKANIAEMGSNMIMIHPGADMRGGVRQDASSMETLKQTDYDAIKDECNYISAISPSVSSNGQWINGNNNTQSSIYGVNQDYLTIRQLKIADGEMFTDSDIKTAAKVCVLGQTVVDYLFPDGSDPIGRVVRFNSIPFRVIGVLKKKGYNSMGMDQDDLVLAPYTTVMKRILAQTYLSEIVCSAITEEASEPAQDQITQILRRTHKLKDATDTTEGDDDDFNIRSQEEISSMMNSTMSTITILLGSVAGISLIVGGIGIMNIMYVSVTERTREIGLRMSVGARGIDILNQFLIEAILLSVTGGIIGVILGVSISVSLQQFAHVATQIEPWSIIMSFAVCTFTGVFFGWYPAKKAARLDPIEAIRYE; encoded by the coding sequence ATGAATTATCAGAATCTTTTTAAAATAGCAATCCGTGCCATTGCGGCCAATAAGATGCGCTCTTTCCTCACGGCATTAGGTATTATTATCGGTATTGCCGCAGTCATTACCATGCTTGCCATTGGTCAGGGAAGTAAAGCCAGCATCAAGGCTAATATTGCAGAGATGGGTTCCAATATGATTATGATTCATCCGGGAGCCGATATGCGTGGAGGTGTTCGTCAAGATGCTTCTTCCATGGAGACTCTTAAGCAGACCGACTATGACGCCATTAAGGATGAATGTAACTATATTTCGGCCATTTCGCCTTCTGTAAGCAGTAATGGACAATGGATCAATGGTAACAATAATACCCAGAGTAGTATTTATGGTGTGAATCAGGACTATTTGACTATCAGACAATTGAAGATTGCTGATGGAGAGATGTTTACTGATTCTGACATCAAGACTGCTGCCAAAGTTTGTGTCTTGGGACAGACGGTTGTGGATTATCTTTTCCCGGATGGAAGTGATCCTATAGGAAGGGTTGTCCGCTTCAACAGTATTCCTTTCCGTGTGATAGGAGTTCTTAAGAAAAAGGGTTATAACAGTATGGGTATGGACCAGGATGACCTTGTTTTGGCTCCCTATACTACGGTCATGAAACGTATTCTGGCGCAGACTTATCTGAGTGAAATTGTATGTTCTGCCATTACAGAAGAAGCTTCAGAACCTGCTCAGGATCAGATAACACAGATTCTTCGTAGAACACATAAGTTGAAAGACGCTACGGATACGACGGAGGGTGACGATGATGATTTCAATATCCGTTCACAGGAAGAAATCTCAAGTATGATGAATTCCACGATGTCAACTATTACAATTTTGCTCGGTAGTGTTGCGGGTATTTCTCTGATTGTGGGTGGCATTGGAATCATGAATATTATGTATGTGAGCGTCACAGAACGAACCCGAGAGATTGGCTTGAGAATGAGTGTTGGAGCCAGGGGAATAGACATCCTCAACCAATTCCTTATCGAGGCTATTCTGCTGAGCGTTACTGGTGGTATAATCGGTGTGATTCTTGGAGTAAGTATTTCGGTTTCCTTGCAACAGTTTGCCCACGTAGCTACTCAGATAGAGCCATGGAGTATTATCATGAGCTTTGCAGTATGTACGTTTACTGGTGTATTCTTTGGATGGTATCCTGCCAAAAAAGCAGCAAGGCTCGATCCGATAGAAGCCATTCGTTACGAATAA
- a CDS encoding glutamine--tRNA ligase/YqeY domain fusion protein produces the protein MALNEDNLNEEKKSISFVEQFVEEDLQEGKNGGRIQTRFPPEPNGYLHIGHAKAICMDFGVADKYNGICNLRFDDTNPSKENNEYVENILQDIQWLGFKWGNIYYASDYFEKLWDFAIWMIKKGHAYVDEQTAEEIAAQKGTPTTPGTASPYRDRPVEENLRLFNQMNTPEAVEGSMVLRAKLDMANPNMHFRDPIIYRIIQTPHHRTGTKWHAYPMYDFAHGQSDYFEGVTHSICTLEFVPHRPLYDKFVDYLKEMDGTADNLKDNRPRQIEFNRLNLTYTVMSKRKLHTLVDEHLVNGWDDPRMPTLCGMRRRGYSPESVRMFIDSIGYTKFDALNDMALLEASVREDLNKKACRVSAVLNPVKLVITNYPDGQSEEMEAINNPENEADGSHTITFSKNLWIERDDFMEDAPKKFFRMTPGKEVRLKNAYIVKCTGCTKDENGNVIEIQAEYDPISKSGMEGANRKVKGTLHWVSADHCVKAEIREYDRLFCVENPSADDRDFRELLNPNSLHVDNNCYIEEYAATKKPGEYLQFQRIGYFMADLDSTEAKPVFNKTVGLKDAWAKQKKN, from the coding sequence ATGGCATTAAATGAAGACAACTTGAACGAGGAAAAAAAGAGTATCTCGTTTGTAGAACAGTTTGTAGAAGAAGATCTACAAGAAGGTAAAAATGGTGGACGCATACAGACTCGTTTCCCACCTGAACCAAATGGCTATCTTCATATAGGTCATGCTAAGGCCATCTGTATGGACTTTGGTGTTGCCGATAAATACAACGGAATCTGTAATCTCCGCTTTGATGATACAAATCCAAGCAAGGAGAATAATGAATATGTAGAAAATATCCTCCAGGATATCCAGTGGTTAGGTTTCAAGTGGGGAAATATTTACTACGCTTCCGACTATTTTGAGAAATTGTGGGACTTTGCGATCTGGATGATCAAGAAGGGTCATGCATATGTTGATGAGCAGACTGCTGAGGAAATTGCAGCTCAGAAGGGAACTCCTACAACTCCTGGAACTGCCAGCCCATACCGTGATCGTCCGGTAGAAGAAAATCTCAGACTCTTTAATCAGATGAACACACCTGAGGCTGTGGAAGGTAGTATGGTTCTTCGTGCTAAGTTGGACATGGCTAATCCTAATATGCATTTCCGTGATCCTATCATCTATCGTATTATCCAGACTCCTCATCATCGCACTGGTACCAAATGGCACGCTTATCCAATGTATGATTTTGCCCATGGACAGAGCGACTATTTCGAGGGTGTAACCCACTCTATCTGTACTTTGGAATTTGTTCCTCATCGTCCTTTGTACGACAAGTTTGTGGACTACTTGAAAGAGATGGATGGAACTGCTGATAATCTCAAAGACAATCGCCCACGCCAGATTGAGTTCAATCGCTTGAATCTTACTTATACAGTAATGAGCAAGCGTAAGCTTCACACTTTGGTAGATGAGCATTTGGTTAATGGATGGGATGATCCTCGTATGCCTACTCTTTGCGGTATGAGACGTCGCGGTTATTCTCCTGAAAGTGTCCGCATGTTTATTGACAGCATTGGCTATACTAAGTTTGATGCTTTGAACGATATGGCTCTCCTGGAAGCTTCTGTTCGTGAGGATTTGAACAAGAAGGCTTGTCGTGTAAGTGCAGTCTTGAATCCAGTGAAGTTGGTTATTACCAATTATCCTGACGGACAGAGTGAGGAAATGGAAGCCATCAATAATCCTGAGAATGAGGCTGATGGTTCACACACCATTACTTTCTCTAAGAATTTGTGGATAGAGCGCGATGATTTTATGGAGGATGCTCCTAAGAAGTTCTTCCGCATGACTCCTGGAAAAGAGGTTCGCTTGAAGAATGCTTACATCGTTAAATGTACAGGATGCACGAAGGATGAGAATGGCAACGTGATTGAAATTCAGGCTGAGTACGACCCAATTAGCAAGAGCGGAATGGAAGGTGCTAACCGTAAGGTGAAGGGTACGCTTCACTGGGTTTCTGCTGATCATTGCGTGAAAGCAGAAATTCGTGAGTACGACCGTCTCTTCTGTGTAGAAAATCCTTCTGCTGATGATAGAGACTTCCGTGAATTGCTCAATCCTAACAGTTTGCATGTTGACAATAATTGCTATATTGAGGAATATGCTGCAACCAAGAAACCAGGAGAATATCTCCAGTTCCAGCGTATTGGTTACTTCATGGCAGACTTGGATTCAACAGAGGCTAAACCTGTATTCAATAAGACTGTTGGCCTGAAGGATGCTTGGGCTAAGCAGAAAAAGAATTAA
- a CDS encoding ABC transporter ATP-binding protein, which produces MTEISSNSQEGKQIGQQEGKKVVIELDNVKRNFLVGDEVVHALKGVSFKIYEGEFVTIMGKSGSGKSTLLNQLGCLDTPSSGEYYLDGVSVRTMSRNDRAILRNRKIGFIFQNYNLLPKTTSVENVELPLMYNPNIGPEERKNRAIEALKAVGLGERLYHKSNQMSGGQMQRVAIARALVNDPAVILADEATGNLDTRTSFEILVLFQKLYAEGRTIIFVTHNPDIANYSSRNIELRDGHIISDEYNQHILSAKEGLAALPQNTDE; this is translated from the coding sequence ATGACAGAAATTTCAAGCAATAGCCAAGAAGGCAAACAAATAGGGCAACAAGAAGGCAAAAAGGTCGTCATTGAACTGGATAATGTGAAGCGCAATTTCTTAGTTGGAGATGAGGTGGTTCATGCCTTGAAAGGTGTTAGCTTCAAGATCTATGAGGGAGAGTTTGTTACAATCATGGGTAAATCTGGTTCAGGTAAATCTACCCTACTCAACCAGCTCGGTTGTCTCGATACTCCATCCAGTGGTGAATATTATCTTGATGGAGTCAGCGTGAGAACGATGTCCAGAAATGACCGTGCCATTCTGAGAAACCGTAAGATTGGTTTTATATTCCAGAACTACAACCTGTTGCCTAAGACGACAAGTGTAGAGAATGTAGAACTTCCTCTGATGTATAATCCTAATATAGGTCCTGAAGAGCGAAAGAATAGAGCGATTGAGGCATTGAAGGCTGTAGGTCTTGGCGAGCGACTTTATCACAAGAGCAACCAGATGTCTGGTGGACAGATGCAGCGTGTTGCTATTGCCAGAGCTCTGGTCAATGATCCTGCGGTGATTCTCGCTGATGAGGCTACAGGTAATTTGGATACGAGAACCAGTTTTGAGATTCTGGTCTTGTTTCAGAAACTTTATGCAGAAGGCAGAACCATTATATTTGTGACTCATAATCCGGATATTGCCAATTATTCCAGTAGGAATATAGAGTTGCGTGACGGTCATATTATCAGTGACGAATACAATCAGCATATCCTTTCTGCCAAGGAAGGTCTGGCTGCATTGCCTCAGAATACAGATGAGTAG
- a CDS encoding xylulokinase: protein MARRYLLGFDVGSSSVKASLTDVDNGEIAASAFFPEHEAPIMAVKAGWAEQDPNMWWENAKLSLQKIMAETGAKGEDILAIGISYQMHGLVCVDKQQQVLRPSIIWCDSRAVPYGEDAFHNIGEDTCLSKLLNSPGNFTASKLAWVKENEPEIYDKIDKIMLPGDYIAMKLSGEVKTTISGLSEGMMWDFEAKKPAKFLLDYFGFSEDILPEIAPTFSVQSYVSKAAADELGLKEGTPISYRAGDQPNNAVSLNVFNPGEIASTAGTSGVVYGVLGDVNYDPKSRVNTFAHANYTTDLDRLGVLLCINGTGILNAWVHRNITPDISYADMNELASQVAIGSEGVKIIPFGNGAERVLENQEVGCSIRGLNFNKHNRAHIVRASQEGIVFSFCYGMEIMQEMGMDIKKIHAGKANMFLSPIFRDTLAGVSGATIELYETDGSAGAAKGAGIGAGIYKDHDEAFSTLKKLAVIEPDESNRAAYLEAYAEWKKELKTLI from the coding sequence ATGGCAAGAAGATACTTATTAGGTTTTGACGTAGGTTCCAGTTCTGTAAAAGCTTCTCTTACAGATGTTGACAATGGTGAAATCGCTGCTTCAGCGTTTTTCCCAGAACACGAAGCTCCTATCATGGCGGTAAAAGCAGGTTGGGCTGAACAGGATCCAAATATGTGGTGGGAAAATGCAAAACTCTCACTTCAGAAAATCATGGCTGAAACGGGCGCCAAAGGCGAAGATATTTTAGCCATCGGTATTTCTTATCAGATGCACGGACTGGTGTGCGTGGACAAGCAGCAACAGGTTTTGCGACCAAGCATTATCTGGTGCGATTCGCGTGCAGTACCTTATGGCGAAGATGCTTTCCACAATATAGGTGAGGACACCTGTTTGTCAAAACTCCTTAACTCACCTGGTAATTTCACGGCTTCTAAATTAGCTTGGGTGAAAGAAAATGAGCCTGAAATATATGATAAGATAGACAAGATCATGCTTCCTGGAGATTATATTGCCATGAAACTTTCCGGAGAAGTGAAGACAACCATCAGCGGTCTGTCTGAAGGAATGATGTGGGATTTCGAAGCCAAGAAGCCTGCTAAATTCCTCTTGGACTATTTCGGATTCAGCGAGGATATTCTCCCAGAAATCGCTCCAACATTCTCTGTTCAGAGCTACGTATCCAAAGCAGCTGCTGATGAACTCGGACTCAAAGAGGGAACTCCTATTTCATATCGTGCAGGAGATCAGCCTAACAATGCTGTTAGCCTGAATGTTTTCAACCCTGGTGAAATTGCAAGTACTGCTGGAACATCTGGTGTGGTCTATGGTGTATTGGGAGATGTCAATTATGACCCAAAAAGTCGCGTGAATACTTTTGCTCATGCTAACTACACCACAGACTTAGACCGTCTGGGCGTCTTACTCTGCATCAACGGAACCGGTATTCTCAATGCTTGGGTTCACAGAAACATCACTCCAGACATCAGTTACGCAGATATGAACGAGCTGGCTTCTCAAGTAGCCATCGGTAGTGAAGGAGTCAAGATCATTCCATTCGGAAATGGAGCTGAAAGAGTGCTTGAAAATCAGGAAGTTGGCTGTTCTATCCGTGGCTTGAACTTCAACAAGCACAATCGTGCCCACATTGTACGCGCTTCACAGGAAGGCATTGTTTTCAGTTTCTGCTATGGTATGGAAATCATGCAGGAGATGGGTATGGACATTAAGAAAATCCATGCAGGAAAGGCTAATATGTTCCTGAGCCCTATCTTCAGAGATACATTGGCTGGAGTAAGTGGAGCAACCATAGAACTCTACGAAACCGACGGTAGTGCAGGTGCTGCAAAGGGTGCTGGTATTGGTGCTGGAATTTACAAGGATCATGACGAGGCTTTCTCTACATTGAAGAAATTGGCAGTTATCGAACCGGACGAAAGTAACCGTGCTGCATATCTGGAGGCTTACGCTGAATGGAAAAAAGAATTGAAAACGCTGATTTAA
- a CDS encoding LytR/AlgR family response regulator transcription factor gives MKISCAIVDDNIESVEILKSYVAKVPYLNLIGGYTNAVEAMKGFREHSIDLLFMGIRMQQLSGLELAKMLPKKTRIVFVTAFSEYAIDGYKSGGFDYLLKPVNYQNFQACVERVRNYMRDVDEADPIRRDGYMFVKSDYKAIRVNFDDILFVEGVKDYVKFHMKNKRNIITLMNLRQLEDHLPKRKFKRIHRSYIANFDLFDYTDKTKLYYGEIGIPISETYKNIVVDFIDRHTLD, from the coding sequence ATGAAAATTAGTTGCGCAATAGTAGATGACAATATAGAATCTGTAGAAATTCTAAAGAGCTATGTAGCTAAAGTCCCCTATTTGAATTTAATAGGTGGCTATACGAATGCAGTTGAGGCAATGAAAGGCTTTAGAGAACATTCCATTGATTTGCTTTTCATGGGTATTCGTATGCAGCAGTTGAGTGGCTTGGAACTTGCGAAAATGCTACCTAAGAAGACTCGTATCGTTTTTGTTACTGCATTTAGTGAATATGCGATAGATGGTTATAAGTCTGGCGGTTTCGACTATCTTCTCAAACCGGTAAATTATCAGAATTTTCAGGCTTGTGTTGAGAGAGTAAGAAATTACATGAGAGATGTGGATGAAGCTGACCCGATAAGGAGAGATGGCTATATGTTCGTGAAGAGTGATTATAAAGCTATCCGGGTCAATTTTGATGATATTCTTTTTGTGGAAGGTGTAAAGGATTATGTGAAATTCCACATGAAAAATAAAAGAAACATCATTACTTTAATGAATTTGCGCCAACTGGAAGATCATCTCCCCAAACGAAAATTCAAGAGAATTCACCGCTCTTATATTGCAAATTTTGATTTGTTTGATTATACAGACAAAACGAAACTCTATTATGGAGAAATTGGTATCCCGATTTCTGAAACATATAAGAATATTGTAGTTGATTTTATCGACAGACATACTTTGGATTAA
- the mltG gene encoding endolytic transglycosylase MltG: protein MKKKTSKLYVYGAIACLLLIAGIAYLYCFSSFSKESKTVYIYIDDDDNIDSVYTKLKPIANSLPFQAFHTLTLHSSYADHIRTGRYAIKPGNGALITWRHLKNGLQEPVNLTIPSVRTMDRLAGEISKRLMLDSATIAKALYDEAVCEKYGYDTATIACMFIPNTYDIYWNVSLDKLLDRMQKESKTFWNFERTEKAKGMKLTPNQVITLASIVDEETANNAEKPMVAGMYYNRLTLRNAEYPEGMPLQADPTIKFAWKKFELKRIYNNLLHIKSPYNTYVNTGLPPGPIRVPSIAGIDAVLNHVHHDYLYMCAKEDFSGTHNFAKTYQEHLQNAAKYSKALNERGIK from the coding sequence ATGAAAAAGAAAACATCAAAGTTGTATGTTTATGGAGCAATAGCATGCTTGCTGTTAATAGCAGGAATTGCTTATCTTTACTGTTTTTCTTCCTTCTCGAAGGAAAGCAAAACCGTATATATTTATATAGATGATGATGATAACATCGATTCCGTCTATACCAAGTTGAAGCCGATAGCCAATTCTTTACCATTCCAGGCTTTTCATACTCTTACTCTCCATTCCAGTTATGCAGATCATATCAGAACGGGTAGATATGCTATCAAACCAGGTAATGGTGCCCTTATCACCTGGAGACATCTCAAGAACGGCTTGCAGGAACCTGTCAATCTTACCATACCTTCTGTAAGAACGATGGACAGACTGGCTGGCGAAATCAGTAAGCGACTGATGCTTGACAGTGCAACCATTGCAAAGGCTCTTTATGATGAGGCTGTCTGCGAGAAATACGGTTATGATACTGCTACAATCGCATGTATGTTTATTCCAAATACCTATGATATTTATTGGAATGTGTCTTTGGACAAACTATTAGACCGTATGCAGAAGGAAAGCAAAACTTTCTGGAATTTTGAGCGTACGGAAAAGGCGAAAGGAATGAAACTTACTCCTAATCAGGTGATTACACTTGCCAGCATTGTGGATGAGGAAACTGCCAATAATGCAGAGAAGCCGATGGTTGCGGGAATGTATTATAACCGTCTTACTTTGCGCAATGCAGAATATCCAGAAGGAATGCCTTTGCAGGCTGACCCAACCATCAAGTTTGCTTGGAAGAAATTTGAACTGAAGAGAATTTACAACAATCTTCTGCACATTAAGAGCCCGTATAATACTTATGTGAATACAGGTTTACCTCCAGGTCCAATTCGTGTTCCTTCTATTGCCGGCATTGATGCCGTGCTGAATCATGTGCACCACGACTATTTATATATGTGTGCAAAAGAAGATTTCAGCGGTACTCATAATTTTGCAAAAACCTATCAGGAGCATTTACAAAATGCAGCAAAATACAGTAAAGCGCTGAATGAAAGAGGTATTAAATAG